The Impatiens glandulifera chromosome 8, dImpGla2.1, whole genome shotgun sequence genome includes a window with the following:
- the LOC124913112 gene encoding secreted RxLR effector protein 161-like, translated as MEDCNPVSTPMEPGTKLSKFDGGERADAGRYRSLVRSLRYLTSTRPDLMLIVGITRRFMEDPSYTHWKALKRILRYVRGTLSLGIFYSKSDNYRLVSYSNSDWCGDVDDQKSTSGYVFLLGNTTFTWLSKK; from the coding sequence aTGGAGGACTGCAACCCAGTTTCAACTCCAATGGAACCAGGCACTAAACTCTCAAagtttgatggaggagaacgAGCTGATGCTGGGAGATATCGAAGCTTAGTTAGAAGTCTAAGGTATCTTACAAGCACGAGACCCGACCTAATGTTGATTGTTGGGATAACAAGAAGATTCATGGAGGATCCAAGCTATACACATTGGAAGGCCTTGAAGAGAATTCTGAGATATGTTCGAGGAACTCTTTCACTGGGtattttctattcaaaatcagataactACCGATTAGTGAGTTACTCTAATAGTGATTGGtgtggtgatgttgatgaccAGAAAAGTACTTCGGGTTATGTATTCCTACTCGGAAATACGACTTTTACTTGGTTGTCAAAGAAGTAG